Proteins from a genomic interval of Oreochromis aureus strain Israel breed Guangdong linkage group 6, ZZ_aureus, whole genome shotgun sequence:
- the LOC116331025 gene encoding junction plakoglobin-like: protein MAMQMGEMESGQVKVAEWQQTMYGLDSGIQSGATTVRDDDGEYTISKQYTMTSTVTRQEPDMDPQSVMTRAQRVRAAMFPETLEGGTTILSTQTDPSQMTNVQRLAEPSQMLKTAIIHLINYQDDAELATRAVPELTKLLNDEDQVVVSKAAQIVNQLTRKEASRRALMQSPQMVAAVVRAMQNTSDMETAKATASILHNLSHQREGLLSIFKSGGIPALVRMLSSPVESVLFYAITTLHNLLLHQEGAKMAVRLADGLQKMVPLLKKSNPKFLAITTDCLQLLSYGNQESKLIILANGGPEGLVHIMRNYNYEKLLWTTSRVLKVLSVCPSNKPAIVEAGGMQALGKHITGSSQRLTQNCLWTLRNLSDAATKQEGMDSLLQQLVTLLSSDDINMLTCATGVLSNLTCNNAHNKSLVTQSNGVEALIHAILRAGEKEDVTEPAVCALRHLTSRHQQAEMAQHAVRKHYGIPAIVKLLNQPYHWPVIKAAVGLIRNLALCDDNQAPLRDAGAVPRLINLLLKAHQDAQKHGSSNHQTYQDGVRMEEIVEGCTGALHILARDPVNRAEIANLQTIPLFVQLLYSPVDNVKRVAAGVLCELAVDKPSAELIDAEGASAPLMELLHSSNEGIATYAAAVLFRISEDKNSDYRKRVSVELTHSLFKNDPAAWEMAHNAAAMEGPYPDELDPGFQGYGYPVDMPLEGMDGNMMHDEYAASLPYDRQQYPPEPY from the exons ATGGCAATGCAGA TGGGTGAGATGGAGAGTGGCCAAGTAAAGGTGGCAGAGTGGCAACAGACGATGTATGGTCTAGACTCAGGCATCCAGTCTGGAGCCACCACAGTCAGAGATGATGACGGCGAGTACACCATATCTAAGCAGTACACCATGACCAGCACTGTGACAAGGCAGGAGCCTG ACATGGATCCCCAAAGCGTTATGACCAGAGCTCAGAGGGTGCGAGCTGCAATGTTTCCAGAGACACTGGAGGGAGGCACCACCATTCTGTCAACTCAGACAGACCCGTCCCAGATGACTAACGTCCAGCGCCTGGCCGAGCCCTCTCAGATGCTCAAGACCGCCATCATCCATCTGATCAACTACCAGGACGATGCCGAGCTAGCCACACGTGCCGTGCCAGagctcaccaaactgctcaacgATGAAGACCAG GTGGTAGTCAGCAAGGCTGCACAGATTGTGAACCAGCTTACACGCAAGGAGGCATCCCGCCGTGCACTGATGCAGTCCCCTCAGATGGTGGCGGCCGTGGTGCGAGCCATGCAGAACACAAGCGACATGGAGACGGCAAAAGCCACGGCCAGCATCCTCCACAACCTGTCCCACCAGAGAGAGGGCCTGCTCTCTATCTTCAAGTCAGGAGGAATCCCTGCTCTAGTCCGCATGCTCAG CTCCCCTGTGGAATCTGTGCTCTTCTACGCCATCACCACGCTTCACAACCTGCTGCTGCACCAGGAAGGAGCTAAGATGGCCGTTCGTCTGGCAGATGGACTGCAGAAAATGGTTCCCCTGCTGAAGAAGAGTAACCCCAAGTTCCTGGCCATCACCACAGACTGTCTGCAGCTGCTGTCATACGGCAACCAGGAGAGCaag CTGATCATCCTTGCCAACGGGGGCCCCGAAGGTCTCGTTCATATCATGAGAAACTACAACTACGAGAAGTTGCTGTGGACCACAAGCCGTGTGCTCAAAGTCCTCTCTGTGTGCCCCAGCAACAAACCCGCCATTGTAGAGGCTG GTGGCATGCAGGCTCTAGGCAAACACATCACTGGCTCTAGCCAGCGTCTGACGCAAAACTGCCTTTGGACTCTCAGGAACCTCTCTGATGCTGCCACCAAACAG gaGGGTATGGACAgcctgctgcagcagctggttACCCTGCTCAGTTCAGATGACATCAATATGCTCACCTGTGCGACCGGCGTCCTGTCTAACCTCACATGCAACAATGCCCATAACAAATCTCTGGTCACTCAGAGCAATGGCGTTGAGGCGCTCATCCATGCCATATTGCGTGCCGGTGAGAAGGAGGATGTGACTGAACCCGCCGTCTGCGCTCTACGCCACCTGACTTCACGCCACCAGCAGGCTGAGATGGCACAGCATGCAGTGAGGAAACATTATGGCATCCCTGCCATCGTCAAGCTGCTCAACCAACCCTACCACTGGCCCGTCATCAAG GCTGCGGTTGGCCTGATCCGTAACCTGGCCCTGTGCGACGACAACCAGGCCCCTCTGAGGGATGCAGGAGCAGTCCCCCGTCTGATCAACCTGCTGCTCAAAGCCCACCAGGATGCCCAGAAACATGGCTCATCCAACCACCAGACATACCAG GATGGAGTGAGGATGGAGGAGATTGTGGAGGGCTGCACAGGAGCTCTGCACATACTAGCCAGAGATCCTGTTAACAGAGCAGAGATCGCCAATCTCCAGACCATTCCTTTGTTTGTCCAG CTACTCTACTCTCCAGTGGACAACGTGAAGCGCGTGGCAGCAGGCGTCCTGTGCGAGCTGGCAGTGGACAAACCATCAGCTGAGCTCATTGACGCCGAGGGCGCTTCGGCTCCACTGATGGAGCTGCTGCACTCCAGCAACGAGGGCATTG CTACTTACGCCGCAGCCGTCCTCTTCCGCATCTCCGAGGATAAGAACTCAGACTACAGGAAGCGAGTGTCTGTGGAGCTCACACACTCTCTGTTCAAAAACGATCCCGCTGCCTGGGAGATG GCCCACAACGCAGCTGCCATGGAGGGACCATATCCAGATG AGCTAGATCCTGGTTTCCAAGGATACGGATATCCAGTTGACATGCCCTTGGAAGGCATGGATGGAAATATGATGCATGACGAATATGCAGCCAGTTTGCCCTACGACAGACAACAGTACCCACCTGAACCTTATTAA